Genomic window (Culex pipiens pallens isolate TS chromosome 3, TS_CPP_V2, whole genome shotgun sequence):
CAAACGTGGAAGCCTTAAACGCATCCTCCCAGCAGGCCGTTACAGCCATCCTCGATCTGTGCGATCCGGCGGGTGTGAAGGAGATCGAGGTCCAGCGATGTAGTCCCATACTGGTGAGGGACAACTCGCCCGAACCCGATATGAATTGCAAATTTGACACCACTGAAACACGACCGGAGACGTCAGTCGTTACATCAAATGAGTTTGAAATTGCCAAAATATATCGTACgtgttgcttttttttactgCAAAACTGTGCCACCTTTCGTCTCATCTTTGATCATAGAATTTTATATTATTACTTTAATAATTTCAGGAGAATCATGTGACATGTCTCAGCCATCCGCTGCCGGAGCGGAAAAGTACCAACTCAAGTGGCATTCTCACCAACAGAATCTCAATTCGTCCATCTCATGTCTCTACAGGTTAGTCTCGTCGTATCAATTTGCAATTTGTTTACGCCAAATTTCTTTCAGAAATGATCGCTATGCCGATGTAACGTTGATAACTTGTAacaatgaagaaaattttacgaTACCTGCTCACAAATTGGTTCTGGGAACTTCCAGCACGGTAAGCATACCACGTCTATTGCCTGTTTACAAACTAACTTTAAGGGCACATTAGTGCAACTGATACAGATTCACCTCGGGGTACAGTCTTTAAGCACACTGTCAGATGGTTGTGCCGCTGTAACAAAATCGTTTCACAGCtgtcaaatcctccaaaaatatCAAGAAGCTTGAATTTGATCAGCAAATGATCCAGATTCCCTCTTGAATCGCTTAGTAGTAATGTCAACCCTGAATGATGAGTAGTCAGTAACTTCGATTGAATTATTGCTGGGAAAATGGCAAATCTTCTTGATTCAATGTTCCATTTTGTTCCACAGTATTTTGCCAACATCTTCGACAAGAACATAACTCCACCCCACGCCATGACGTACATTGTCCTTCCGCCGGAACTAACGCGGCGCGCCATCCAGACGCTGATCCAGTACATGTACACCGGCGAATCGACCGTGTCCGCCGACATCCTCAACGAGGTGCTGCGGGGCGGAGAAATTCTGAAAATCCGTGGCCTATGGCGTAATCAGGGCGCCGGAGGGTCTTCCGATGGGGCTGCGGCCGCAGAACAGCTGGTTCAGAAAAATTTGGCCGGTCGGCATCGAACGGAACGCGTCTCGGTGGATCGGGTTCCGCTGCAAGAGCCCCGACTTGCGCAGAATCCCATGCATGACAGTCCGGTGATTGTGACGAACTCTGTTAAGAGTTATGGGATAAGCCAAAACGCGCAGATGCCGGCCAGCTCAAGTACCCCAGTGATAAACGTGAAGAAAGACGTTGCCATCGATCCTGGGGAAAGGTGCAGCAGATCGGATGGTCAGTACGAAGGTCACTCATCAGGAGTGAAGCGGTCTCTGCCTCAGTCTGTGAATCAGGAAAACAACCATCAGGATCTCAGGCAGCACAGCACACATAAAGCTTCCCCGTCGAGGACCGCACTGGTGAGCGCGGAGGATGTTCCGGCCGGAAGTTCCATGCCGGAAGCGTTGAATTTCCTGAACGTTAAAGAGGAGCCGGTCGAGTGGTCTGACGTGAACGCGGAAGAAATCCAACTGGGAAGAAAAGATTTATCAATGGTAAAGGTCGAGATGAAGGAATCAGGTAGTACTGCCGACGATTGTGGGAGTCAAGACCAGGAACAGATCTATTCTCCGTTGACGTGTGAGCTGTGCAGTGAAACATTCACCGTTCCGGCCGAATGGGTACGCCATATTGAGAGTCACACCGATCCTCCACATACAGTTGCGAAGCGACGCAGACGTGTCGAAGATGTGAGTAGTTTAAGCTAGACTCGTAGAACTTATCTTAAAGGAACTATCTCTTTCAGAACGACGATGCCGACATTACCGCCGCGCTCAAGTGTGATCTGTGTGCAATGTACTTTGTAACCCCGGCCGAGTGGGTTCGCCACGTGCAGAGTACCCACACCGAAACGGAACTCGCAATGTCAAACAACAGTAGTACCACCAGCACATCT
Coding sequences:
- the LOC120421893 gene encoding GDNF-inducible zinc finger protein 1 isoform X1; protein product: MANAPAYHCIVCTLTKIPFASLSKESQQKIVKSGRPTNQMPNLHARCQNSMNLNVYNWMTGCDKNQRLYCWPCLLFNTIDYDTWGKRGFAEFHKLSHATLEHTKDVSHQAKSKTLKLWMETSSDISDEESEAEESLECIPELDFLDSNLPGEEEELDIKPNVEALNASSQQAVTAILDLCDPAGVKEIEVQRCSPILVRDNSPEPDMNCKFDTTETRPETSVVTSNEFEIAKIYRESCDMSQPSAAGAEKYQLKWHSHQQNLNSSISCLYRNDRYADVTLITCNNEENFTIPAHKLVLGTSSTYFANIFDKNITPPHAMTYIVLPPELTRRAIQTLIQYMYTGESTVSADILNEVLRGGEILKIRGLWRNQGAGGSSDGAAAAEQLVQKNLAGRHRTERVSVDRVPLQEPRLAQNPMHDSPVIVTNSVKSYGISQNAQMPASSSTPVINVKKDVAIDPGERCSRSDGQYEGHSSGVKRSLPQSVNQENNHQDLRQHSTHKASPSRTALVSAEDVPAGSSMPEALNFLNVKEEPVEWSDVNAEEIQLGRKDLSMVKVEMKESGSTADDCGSQDQEQIYSPLTCELCSETFTVPAEWVRHIESHTDPPHTVAKRRRRVEDNDDADITAALKCDLCAMYFVTPAEWVRHVQSTHTETELAMSNNSSTTSTSRRSTKPVVPSEQHPMVSTSLATTSTQQQQSQEKACPICNKSFPSYASMIIHKRTHTGERPFYCDICNKGFNVKSNLLRHMRTLHNQQGSQSPGGDPDSHGSD
- the LOC120421893 gene encoding GDNF-inducible zinc finger protein 1 isoform X2: MDLCKRRLTREKMNLGQSTYHCSICLVRENPVETLSGTMIAKVIERGRPTPPLPLLAKECRYKGKAFTRRFKSENYMRYNWLSGCELENKLFCWPCFVFSSDPSDTWGYKGFDGLSNFSNSVKTHMNQELHLLNVEKYNCYAPKEKAILVTPDTAGHHLGNRRRFDAAATLVAPPVETMTVEDEDDDDCEIIPHSEVLVELIEGDDPREPDSDARESCDMSQPSAAGAEKYQLKWHSHQQNLNSSISCLYRNDRYADVTLITCNNEENFTIPAHKLVLGTSSTYFANIFDKNITPPHAMTYIVLPPELTRRAIQTLIQYMYTGESTVSADILNEVLRGGEILKIRGLWRNQGAGGSSDGAAAAEQLVQKNLAGRHRTERVSVDRVPLQEPRLAQNPMHDSPVIVTNSVKSYGISQNAQMPASSSTPVINVKKDVAIDPGERCSRSDGQYEGHSSGVKRSLPQSVNQENNHQDLRQHSTHKASPSRTALVSAEDVPAGSSMPEALNFLNVKEEPVEWSDVNAEEIQLGRKDLSMVKVEMKESGSTADDCGSQDQEQIYSPLTCELCSETFTVPAEWVRHIESHTDPPHTVAKRRRRVEDNDDADITAALKCDLCAMYFVTPAEWVRHVQSTHTETELAMSNNSSTTSTSRRSTKPVVPSEQHPMVSTSLATTSTQQQQSQEKACPICNKSFPSYASMIIHKRTHTGERPFYCDICNKGFNVKSNLLRHMRTLHNQQGSQSPGGDPDSHGSD
- the LOC120421893 gene encoding GDNF-inducible zinc finger protein 1 isoform X3, which translates into the protein MNLGQSTYHCSICLVRENPVETLSGTMIAKVIERGRPTPPLPLLAKECRYKGKAFTRRFKSENYMRYNWLSGCELENKLFCWPCFVFSSDPSDTWGYKGFDGLSNFSNSVKTHMNQELHLLNVEKYNCYAPKEKAILVTPDTAGHHLGNRRRFDAAATLVAPPVETMTVEDEDDDDCEIIPHSEVLVELIEGDDPREPDSDARESCDMSQPSAAGAEKYQLKWHSHQQNLNSSISCLYRNDRYADVTLITCNNEENFTIPAHKLVLGTSSTYFANIFDKNITPPHAMTYIVLPPELTRRAIQTLIQYMYTGESTVSADILNEVLRGGEILKIRGLWRNQGAGGSSDGAAAAEQLVQKNLAGRHRTERVSVDRVPLQEPRLAQNPMHDSPVIVTNSVKSYGISQNAQMPASSSTPVINVKKDVAIDPGERCSRSDGQYEGHSSGVKRSLPQSVNQENNHQDLRQHSTHKASPSRTALVSAEDVPAGSSMPEALNFLNVKEEPVEWSDVNAEEIQLGRKDLSMVKVEMKESGSTADDCGSQDQEQIYSPLTCELCSETFTVPAEWVRHIESHTDPPHTVAKRRRRVEDNDDADITAALKCDLCAMYFVTPAEWVRHVQSTHTETELAMSNNSSTTSTSRRSTKPVVPSEQHPMVSTSLATTSTQQQQSQEKACPICNKSFPSYASMIIHKRTHTGERPFYCDICNKGFNVKSNLLRHMRTLHNQQGSQSPGGDPDSHGSD